GCCCACGATGCCGGCGTAATCCATCGGGACATCAAGCCCCACAACCTGCTGATGGGCAGCGACGGGCGGATCCGCGTCACGGATTTTGGTCTTGCCCGGCTCATGGCCGAGCCGGGGGTCACCGTGACCGGCGAGATGATCGGATCGCCGCTGTACATGTCCGCGGAGCAGGTTTCGGGAGGTCCGGCCAACGTCGATCACCGCACCGACGTCTACTCGCTCGGGGCGACAATGTACGAATGGCTGACCCTGCGCCCGCCATTCCCCGGAGAATCGCGCGAACAGGTCATCACCCGCCTGCTGCAGGGTGACGCCCCGTCGCTGCGACAAACCGAACCGTCCATTCCGACCGATCTGGAAACGATCTGCCTCAAGGCACTGGAGCGCGATCGACGCTTCCGCTACGCCAGCGCCGCCGAATTCCGCGATGACCTTCGCCGTTTTCTGGACGGCAAGCGGATCAAGGCGCGCCGCGCCGGAATCCGTGCCCGCTTGCGGCGCTCGATGCGCCGCCACCAGCTCCGCTGGATCGCGGGAAGTGCCGCAGTATTGACCATGATCCTGCTGGGCGGACTCTGGCGAACGGGGCGGCAGGCGCAGAAGCAGTCGGAATTGGCGGAACAAGCCACGGCCAAGGCCAGCGCCGTCGCCGAGGACGCCGACCAGTTGCTGCGTTCCGTCCGCCAGGTCTTTCGCGAGCAGCTTCCCCTGGAAATCAGTGGTCCGGTGCGCATCCTCGAAGCCGGTTTGCCGGTGGTGAAGGGTCTCGTGGAGACGGAAGAGGGTACGACGGAGGATGCCGCTCCGGCCGTGGCAGAGGGCGCCGAACCCGCCAACGTAGATACGCCGGCGGGTATCGCTCGGACCATGGTGGATGATCTTTACGGAGCGGTGGCCGAAAAAGCGCCGGCTGACGGAGACGACCTGGCCAAGGTCATGCGCATGGCCGAAGACCTGCGTCGCGACGAACCCGCCAAGGCCCTCAGCCAGGTCGAGACGTATCTCCAGATCCGCCCCCATGATCCCCGCGCCCTGCGTCTCCGCGCGGCGCTCAACCTGCAACGGGGGCGGCTCGCCGAAGCCGAGGCGGATATCGAGCGCTTGATGAGCGGCGAGTCGGCGTTGCCCGACGCCGCCGAGGCGCACTTGTGGCGCGGCCTGGTACGCTTCCTGACCAACGACATCGACGCGGCAGCGAGTGATTTTGAGCAGGCCCCCACATCGCCCGCGCTCTCGCACTGGACCGTCGTGGCCAAGTCACTGGTTCAATTGCAGGAAGCGAAACTCGACGAGGCGATCACGGTGCTCGGCGACGTCCTCCGGGAGCACCCGGACTTCGTCCCCGCCCTGCTGGCCCGAGCGACGGCTCTTTCCGGAAAGAAGGACTTCACGGCGGCCGTCGCCGATCTTTCCCGCGTTATCGAACTGGAGCCGGACAACGCCGACGCGTACGCGGCGCGCGGTGACTTCTACAGCAACGTTCCGGACTACGCGGCCGCAGCAGCCGACTACCAGCACGCCATCGCCCTTGGCGGACCCTCCACGGCCATGAACCTTCGCTGGCTCATGGCCCGGATGGCGATCAACCGTGAGCCCGAGCCCGGCGATCGATCGTCGCAAGCACCCGCCGACGCGGGGCAGCCCGACGTCCCTGCGGAGATCTGGTCCGACCACATGCAGGAGTGGTTTTCGCAGCGCGTCTGGCCGCCGGCATCGGGCGCCGCATCGCCGCCGTCAGGTGTAGCTCCGCAGCCGATGGCTCCGCGACCACCGACGTCCGAGACCGTCCCGCCTTCCTGACGATTCCCTCAAAATGCTGGTGATTACGAAAAATCCCGCGACTCGCGAAGTGCGTCCACGCGATCGCGAATGGCCGGTGGAAGGAAATGCGCGTCCACATCCGGAAGTTCGGCGAGCGCCTGAATGCAACGGTCGGTCCGGGTGAGCAGGTCGGCATCCAGATCAACGAAGACGACGCTGCGGCCGCGGAGCTTGCACAACCCACCGCCCGAGCCCCCGAGGTGTTCCTCGCGGACATCTACGCCGACGCTTTCCAAAACGGCCAGAATCGCGTCAAACTGGGAAGCAGCATCCGCCATTCAAGGGTTCCGTGAAGCAGACAACGGACAACAGTCGATATCGCCAAGACTTGCGATACTACAGGCGCGTTTCATCGGAGCGACCCGTCTTGCGACGACCACCGAATCCATCGAATCATTTGACCCCCTCCGACTCGGGATCCGCGGCGACCGTTGACGTCGAAACCCACATCGCCCGGCTCGAGGAGCAGCTTGGCGTCCTCAAAGCACAGGTGCGACAGGCCCAGCAGCTTGCCGGACTCGGCACCGCCGCGGCGATGATCGCCCACGAGGTCTCGAACCTGCTCTCCCCGGTCATCGCCTACGCCCAGTATACCATCGCCAACTTCGATGAGGACCTCGCCCGGAAGGCACTTGAACGAACATTGAGCAACGGCCGTATTCTCATGCGCATGATGGAGCGCTTTCACGAAGTCGGTTCGGCCAAGGTCGGAAAGGCGGAGACGTTCAGCGTGCGCGACGTGGCCGATCGCGCCGTGGAGAGTCTCTGTCGTCCGCCGTCGAAGGACGGGATCACGCTGAGCATCGAGGTCGATCCGTCGCTGACGGCCTGGGCCGACCCCCTGCAGATCCAGCAGGTGCTTTTCAACCTCCTGCACAATGCCCGGCGGGCCATGAATGGCACGCACAACGGGCGGATCACGATTTCGGCCCAGCCGGAAGGGAACGTGATCGCGATTGCGGTCCGCGACACGGGGCCGGGCATCGATCCCGAGATACTCCCCCACCTCTTCGACATGTTCGCCTCGACCAAGAGTTCGAAATCCGGCAGCGAGGCGCGCTGCACGGGGCTCGGCCTGGCCCTTTGCAGGGACCTGATCGAGGAGAACGGCGGAACGATCGAGGTCGAAAGCGGCGCTCGGCGCGGAGCGACGTTTACCCTGCGCCTGCCTGCTCCAGCCTGATTCGCCGACTACACACACCGCGGTCTGTTCACTACAATACAGCACATCGGACCGGAACTCTGCGCAAATCACCGGCGGGGGTCCGCTCGTGGGGTTTGATCGGATGGACAATTCGCCGGAAGTTTCCATGCGACGCTGGGTCTACGCATCTTTGGGCATCCTCATGGTCGCGCTGGGCGCGGCCGGCATCGTGCTGCCCGTGCTCCCGACGACGCCCTTCCTGCTCCTGGCCGCCTACCTCTTCGCCCGCAGCAGCGACCGGCTGCAC
This Phycisphaerae bacterium DNA region includes the following protein-coding sequences:
- a CDS encoding protein kinase, producing the protein MGKAADNTRSQTDLAMTPSGASGGAVPRHLLRIGGMEVRRVIGRGGMGTVYEAWNPSSSQIAAVKVLADHVSASPQAVTRFQREAQAASQLHHPNITQIFAQGEDEGIHYYAMELVDGTSLHQIITAARSRKEHLSDPAETVLLPRKSPDGKSTPSSPDKSGAVVEPSTSAATVAAIEHAIRLTAGECSNFERSAFIAGHLAAVADALQHAHDAGVIHRDIKPHNLLMGSDGRIRVTDFGLARLMAEPGVTVTGEMIGSPLYMSAEQVSGGPANVDHRTDVYSLGATMYEWLTLRPPFPGESREQVITRLLQGDAPSLRQTEPSIPTDLETICLKALERDRRFRYASAAEFRDDLRRFLDGKRIKARRAGIRARLRRSMRRHQLRWIAGSAAVLTMILLGGLWRTGRQAQKQSELAEQATAKASAVAEDADQLLRSVRQVFREQLPLEISGPVRILEAGLPVVKGLVETEEGTTEDAAPAVAEGAEPANVDTPAGIARTMVDDLYGAVAEKAPADGDDLAKVMRMAEDLRRDEPAKALSQVETYLQIRPHDPRALRLRAALNLQRGRLAEAEADIERLMSGESALPDAAEAHLWRGLVRFLTNDIDAAASDFEQAPTSPALSHWTVVAKSLVQLQEAKLDEAITVLGDVLREHPDFVPALLARATALSGKKDFTAAVADLSRVIELEPDNADAYAARGDFYSNVPDYAAAAADYQHAIALGGPSTAMNLRWLMARMAINREPEPGDRSSQAPADAGQPDVPAEIWSDHMQEWFSQRVWPPASGAASPPSGVAPQPMAPRPPTSETVPPS
- a CDS encoding HAMP domain-containing histidine kinase; protein product: MRRPPNPSNHLTPSDSGSAATVDVETHIARLEEQLGVLKAQVRQAQQLAGLGTAAAMIAHEVSNLLSPVIAYAQYTIANFDEDLARKALERTLSNGRILMRMMERFHEVGSAKVGKAETFSVRDVADRAVESLCRPPSKDGITLSIEVDPSLTAWADPLQIQQVLFNLLHNARRAMNGTHNGRITISAQPEGNVIAIAVRDTGPGIDPEILPHLFDMFASTKSSKSGSEARCTGLGLALCRDLIEENGGTIEVESGARRGATFTLRLPAPA